In the genome of Calothrix sp. PCC 6303, the window GAAGATGCCAAGTTAATTACCGATGGAGTCACAACAGTGGCTTGGTATCCTGTAAAAGAAGTTCCACAATTAGCATTTGATCACAACGAAATTATGGCATACGGGAATTGTCGGTTAAAAAATAAACTAGAGTACAGTCCAGTGGCTTTTGATGTACTGCCAGATATGTTTACTTTAAATGATTTATATCAACTTTACACCACCATTTTAGGTGAACACTTCTCCGACTACTCCAACTTTCGTGCACGCTTACTCAAATTAGGATTTTTATCTGATACCGGAATCAAAGTTTCTCGTGGTGCAGGTCGTCCAGCTAGTTTATACCAATTTGACCCTGAAGCATTCGCTCCTTTTAAAGATAAACCCTTGGTGTTTATTTAGCTGAAACTAAACTTTGTCTATTTTAATTCAGACAGCAGAAGTTGTAGTTTGCAAGTTCTGCCATCGGCTGAAAAGCCTTATTTTTGAGGAATTAGATGATTTTTGACAGTTTTTATGGTAGTGAATTTTGACGAAGGTATTCACCTTCTAGAACTGGCTTCCCCATACAACAAATTACACCTTACAAATGTTTAATTTTCCACAAATAACTAGAAACTAAATTCGTCACAATATGGGCTACGATTGGTACTAGCAAGTTCCCGCTCAATAAAGCACTGTATCCAAAAATTAACCCCACAATCGTAGCCCAAATAACATAAGTCCACTGCTGAGGACTACTCAAGTGCAAAATACCAAAACACAAGCTTGAGATCAACACAGCAACATGGTTTAAACCCAAAGCTGGAATCAAAACACCTCTAAATAATAACTCTTCACTTAAACCAGGCAGCAAACCCAACCAAATTAAATCTGGAATTGCCAAAGGTTTAATCACAATCTCTAAATAATAATCTGCACTGCGACGGTAAGGGGGATAAAATCTATATACCAACCCACTCACAATTGTAATTGCTAAACCTAAGGCAATTCCTAACAAAAATTGCTCTTCCTGCCATTGCCATGCCATTAATGATACATTCGCAAAACCCAGGCAAGCTTTAGCAGCAATCCACAACACAATTGCGGTTACTCCCATTGCTATCAGTACCTGAGTACGCGTCATGTATGGCATTTCTGAATCATTTTGCTGTTGTGTCACGACGATTTAGGGGTAATGGTGAAGTGATTTTGAATTTATAAGTTGAGAACAAAGACTAAACGGATCAACACCTGCCTGATGTGCTGCCAATACACCTACAGCTTCAAGGTAAGAATTTACCTGTATTGATTTTATACCTATAGTCTCAGATATGACTCTCATCTGAGTCTGATTTTCCGCCACCGACACAACTAAGCATTGCTGTTGACTTAAACTCATTAACGCACTTCCTCCACAAGCATTTGCCGGAACTATGACTGCATCAACTTGATTCACCCAAATATCACCTGCTAAAGCCCCAGCAATTTCTCTTTTTACTATAAATTGAGGAGCGCGACTTAAACCAACAAGTACACTTGGTAAAAAAGTATAACCCAATTCTTCCGCTGCCGAACGTGGAGAGAGATTTGGCTCTAAATCTGGTGGTAAAAACGCTGGTGCATGGGCACAAGGAACTTGAAATTTACGTACAATTAGATGACTAATTACCGCTTCTGCCCCAGCAATGGGATCTACACCCTTTCCTAAACGGTAATTATAATCAGCTTCTCCATCCACTTCATCCGGGAACCGAGCAACAACTGCTACAGCATTTGCACCAACTTCATTAATTAATACATCTGCTGCCCTCAACAAACTATCAGGATTGCCAATAGTTCCCCAACTCGCACCAGAATCAGCAGTACGTATTTCTACATTCAAAGGAGCATCTGTAATTACATAATCTGTTAATGATAGCCCCAGAGTTGCCCTAGCAGCATCAGCCGCTTGGATATTTCGTAACCTTAAATCAGGTTCAATTCCCTGGTCTAAAATCAAACCTACTCTATTTTGATAAACCGGACGCAAACCCCATTCTCCAGCCGCAAATTTATCCAGTCCATACCCTTCCACATAAAAGCTATTTGGTATATTCCAATACAGTATAGCCCCATTCATCACATTGGGGTGGGTAATAAGTCTATCCACCACTTGGGCAATAGTTTTAGCAACAGGCAACGCATCCCCTGCATAACCACCAATCGATGCACCAATGCCTGTAGGGATGATTAGAATAGCGGTATATGGACGCACAGGACTTTTCAATAATCTAATTTTGCGAACAATTAAGTCAGATTAACATTAATGTGTGACTTTGCCACAGTAGAAACGAGTAAAAATATGGCATACAGTGAATTTACGTTAACTAAATTTAAGAAAAGTTTCAATATTCAAGTCGATGAAATAGCTAATTTGTTTACTAGTATCCAGTCTTTGGAGACAAGCGAAGAATTTATCAATACCTTAGAAGAAACCACCGAACTAGCATTAGCTATCAATACAGAAAAAGCGCGTTCAGAGATGATTATTGTGCCAATATTACTAGAATTGAGGCGCAAAGCCAATTATCAAATCAGCTTGTTTTCAGGAAGTGATTTCACTGTCGATCTAAATCGAGGCTTGAATGG includes:
- a CDS encoding NUDIX hydrolase; its protein translation is MSNQQTLADFKVGVDNVIFSVDTAQNRLMVLLIMRQQEPFLNFWSLPGTLVRQGESLEDAAYRIMAEKIKVKNLYLEQLYTFGGPNRDPREATDSYGVRYLSVSYFALVRFEDAKLITDGVTTVAWYPVKEVPQLAFDHNEIMAYGNCRLKNKLEYSPVAFDVLPDMFTLNDLYQLYTTILGEHFSDYSNFRARLLKLGFLSDTGIKVSRGAGRPASLYQFDPEAFAPFKDKPLVFI
- a CDS encoding CPBP family intramembrane glutamic endopeptidase translates to MTQQQNDSEMPYMTRTQVLIAMGVTAIVLWIAAKACLGFANVSLMAWQWQEEQFLLGIALGLAITIVSGLVYRFYPPYRRSADYYLEIVIKPLAIPDLIWLGLLPGLSEELLFRGVLIPALGLNHVAVLISSLCFGILHLSSPQQWTYVIWATIVGLIFGYSALLSGNLLVPIVAHIVTNLVSSYLWKIKHL
- a CDS encoding DUF3326 domain-containing protein: MRPYTAILIIPTGIGASIGGYAGDALPVAKTIAQVVDRLITHPNVMNGAILYWNIPNSFYVEGYGLDKFAAGEWGLRPVYQNRVGLILDQGIEPDLRLRNIQAADAARATLGLSLTDYVITDAPLNVEIRTADSGASWGTIGNPDSLLRAADVLINEVGANAVAVVARFPDEVDGEADYNYRLGKGVDPIAGAEAVISHLIVRKFQVPCAHAPAFLPPDLEPNLSPRSAAEELGYTFLPSVLVGLSRAPQFIVKREIAGALAGDIWVNQVDAVIVPANACGGSALMSLSQQQCLVVSVAENQTQMRVISETIGIKSIQVNSYLEAVGVLAAHQAGVDPFSLCSQLINSKSLHHYP